A stretch of DNA from Clostridium sp. JN-9:
AATTAAACCACATGCTCCGCTGCTTGTGCGGGCCCCCGTCAATTCCTTTGAGTTTTAATCTTGCGATCGTACTCCCCAGGCGGAATACTTATTGTGTTAACTGCGGCACAGAAGGGGTCGATACCTCCTACACCTAGTATTCATCGTTTACGGCGTGGACTACCAGGGTATCTAATCCTGTTTGCTACCCACGCTTTCGTGCCTCAGCGTCAGTTACAGTCCAGAGAATCGCCTTCGCCACTGGTGTTCTTCCTAATCTCTACGCATTTCACCGCTACACTAGGAATTCCATTCTCCTCTCCTGCACTCTAGATATCCAGTTTGAAATGCAGTACCCAAGTTAAGCCCGGGTATTTCACATCTCACTTAAACATCCGCCTACGCACCCTTTACGCCCAGTAAATCCGGACAACGCTTGCCACCTACGTATTACCGCGGCTGCTGGCACGTAGTTAGCCGTGGCTTCCTCCTTTGGTACCGTCATTATCGTCCCAAAAGACAGAGCTTTACAATCCGAAGACCTTCATCACTCACGCGGCGTTGCTGCATCAGGGTTTCCCCCATTGTGCAATATTCCCCACTGCTGCCTCCCGTAGGAGTCTGGACCGTGTCTCAGTTCCAATGTGGCCGATCACCCTCTCAGGTCGGCTACGCATCGTTGCCTTGGTGAGCCGTTACCTCACCAACTAGCTAATGCGCCGCGGGCCCATCTCAAAGCGGATTACTCCTTTGATTAGAATATCATGTGATACCCTAATGTTATGCGGTATTAATCTCCCTTTCGGGAGGCTATCCCCCTCTTTGAGGCAGGTTGCCCACGTGTTACTCACCCGTCCGCCGCTAATCCGTCCCCCAAGGAACTTCATCGCTCGACTTGCATGTGTTAAGCACGCCGCCAGCGTTCGTCCTGAGCCAGGATCAAACTCTCAATTTAAAAGTTTGATTGCTCATTACTTTATACTCTATAAAAGAATTGCTGGTTTATTTAACAAGTTTTTACCTGTTATCTTCTCTGTTTAATTTTCAAAGATCATGTCTGTCATCTGACAGCTTTTATATCTTATCATGTTGCTTTTACATTGTCAACAAGAATTTTAAATTTAATTCAAATAAATTTTACTCGAAGACAACTATATAATAACATGGTGTCCTAACGGACGACTTATATATATTAACACTTTTGTATCTTATAATAAATAATATAATCCACAAAAAATTTGATTTATAATGTAGATACTTTATTATCCTAATATATACTTATAAATCCTCATAATGATACACCAGGTAAAGTATTAGCCCTTTTAATTTATATAATCCTATATCTATAATATAATTTTTTATAATTATATATAAAAAAGAATCATCTATAATTAGATAATTCTTTTTTGGTGGAGAATAAGGGATTCGAACCCTTGACCCCCTGCGTGCAAGGCAGGTGCTCTCCCAGCTGAGCTAATCCCCCATATGGTGGACCTTCAGGGACTCGAACCCCGGACCAACCGGTTATGAGCCGGTTGCTCTAACCAACTGAGCTAAAGATCCAATTGTTCACCTGGCAACTACCTACTCTCCCACAGAGCCTCCCCTGCAGTACCATCGGCGCAATGAAGCTTAACCTTCGTGTTCGGAATGGGAACGGGTGTTACCTTCACGCCATTATTACCAGATACATTTACATTTAAATTTAGTGTTTTTGACATAAATACTCAGTCACTTTAAGGGGTAACCGGTGTAATTTTTAACGCAAATCACAGATTTGCTAAATTACCCGTTAAATGTCATTTAGACATTTAACCCTTCACGCCATCATTACCAGATACATTTACATATCACAGTTATAAATTATATTATACAAAGATAACTTTGTCAATATATTTAAAGAAAGAAAATTGTTCTTTCAAAATTGCACAGTATAATTATTTGGTCAAGCCCTCGACCTATTAGTATTAGTCAGCTGAACATGTTGCCATGCTTACACCTCTAACCTATCAACCTAGTGTTCTTCTAGGGGTCTTACTAGCTTACGCTATGGGAAATCTAATCTTGAGGTGGGTTTCACGCTTAGATGCTTTCAGCGTTTATCCCGTCCCGACATAGCTACCCAGCCATGCTCCTGGCGGAACAACTGGTACACCAGAGGTCAGTCCATCCCGGTCCTCTCGTACTAAGGACAGCTCCTCTCAAATTTCCTACGCCCGCGACGGATAGGGACCGAACTGTCTCACGACGTTCTGAACCCAGCTCGCGTGCCGCTTTAATGGGCGAACAGCCCAACCCTTGGGACCTACTTCAGCCCCAGGATGCGACGAGCCGACATCGAGGTGCCAAACCTCCCCGTCGATGTGGACTCTTGGGGGAGATCAGCCTGTTATCCCCGAGGTAGCTTTTATCCGTTGAGCGATGGCCCTCCCACGAGGAACCACCGGATCACTAAGCCCGACTTTCGTCCCTGCTCCACTTGTATGTGTCGCAGTCAAGCTCCCTTCTGCCTTTGCACTCTTCGCGCGATTTCCAACCGCACTGAGGGAACTTTTGGGCGCCTCCGTTACATTTTAGGAGGCGACCGCCCCAGTCAAACTGCCCACCTAACAATGTCCCGTGACCAGTTTCATGGCCACCGGTTAGAATCTCAGTACTGTCAGGGTGGTATCCCAAGGGTGACTCCACAGAAGCTGACGCCCCTGCTTCGCAGTCTCCCACCTATCCTGTACAGACAATACCGAAACTCAATGCTAAGCTACAGTAAAGCTCTACGGGGTCTTTCCGTCCAATCGCGGGTAGCAAGCATCTTCACTTGCACTACAATTTCGCCGGATTTGTTGTCGAGACAGTGCCCAAGTCATTACGCCATTCGTGCGGGTCGGAACTTACCCGACAAGGAATTTCGCTACCTTAGGACCGTTATAGTTACGGCCGCCGTTTACTGGGGCTTAAGTTCACCGCTTCACTTACGTTAACGGATCCCCTTAACCTTCCAGCACCGGGCAGGCGTCAGCCCCTATACTTCAGCTTTCGCTTTAGCAGAGACCTGTGTTTTTGCTAAACAGTTGCTTGGGCCTATTCTCTGCGACCTGCCGTGAGGCAGGCACCCCTTCTCCCGAAGTTACGGGGTCAATTTGCCGAGTTCCTTGACAACAATTCTTCCGATGGTCTTAGGATTCTCTCCTCACCTACCTGTGTCGGTTTGCGGTACGGGCACCAACTTCCTCCATAGAGACTTTTCTCGGCAGCGTGGAATCGGATACTTCGCGACGATAATTTCGCTCCCCATGACACCTCATCATTGATCAGACGGATTTGCCTGTCTGACCTGACTAAGTGCTTAGACGCACATCCAATAGTGCGCACATCCTATCCTCCTGCGTCATCCCATTTGTAATAACGTCAGTTGGCGGTATCGGAATATCAACCGATTGTCCATCACCTACGCCTTTCGGCCTCGGCTTAGGTCCCGACTAACCCTGAGCGGACGAACCTTCCTCAGGAAACCTTAGGTTTTCGACCAATAAGATTCTCACTTATTTCTCGCTACTTATGCCAGCATACTCACTCCTGTACAGTCCACCGCTCCTTTCGGTACGACTTCAGCCCATACAGGAAGCTCCTCTACCACGTACACGTAGTGTACATCCATAGCTTCGGTGGTAAGTTTTAGCCCCGGACATCTTCGGCGCAGGACCTCTCGACTAGTGAGCTATTACGCACTCTTTAAATGAGTGGCTGCTTCTAAGCCAACATCCTAGTTGTCTTAGAAATCCCACATCCTTTTCCACTTAACTTACACTTTGGGACCTTAGCTGATGATCTGGGCTGTTTCCCTTTTGACCACGGATCTTATCACTCGTAGTCTGACTGCTGAGATTCAAGTATATGGCATTCGGAGTTTGATAGGGTTCAGTAACTGTTGTCAGCCCCTAGCCCATTCAGTGCTCTACCTCCACTACTCATTCTCAACGCTAGCCCTAAAGCTATTTCGAGGAGAACCAGCTATCTCCGAGTTCGATTGGAATTTCTCCGCTATCCACAGCTCATCCCATGATTTTTCAACACCAATGTGGTTCGGTCCTCCACGGAATTTTACTTCCGCTTCAACCTGTCCATGGATAGGTCACCCGGTTTCGGGTCTACAGCATGCAACTAGTCGCCCTATTCAGACTCGGTTTCCCTTCGGCTCCGTACCTTAAGTACTTAACCTTGCTACATACCGTAACTCGCTGGCTCGTTCTACAAAAAGCACGTCATCACACGTTAAAGTGCTATGACCGGTTGTAGGCACACGGTTTCAGATTCTATTTCACTCCCCTTCCGGGGTTCTTTTCACCTTTCCCTCACGGTACTTCTTCACTATCGGTCACCAGTTAGTATTTAGCCTTGGGAGGTGGTCCTCCCTGCTTCCCACAAGGTTTCACGTGTCTCGTGGTACTCTGGAATAGATCTTTAAGACTTCCTTTTTCACTTACAGGGCTGTTACCTTCTACGGCGGTCCTTTCCAGAACCTTCAGTTAAATGATGTCTCACATAATGATCTATCCACAACCCCAGGAACAAGTTCCTGGTTTGGGCTCTTTCCCTTTCGCTCGCCGCTACTCAGAAAATCGATTTTTCTTTCTCTTCCTCCGGGTACTTAGATGTTTCAGTTCCCCGGGTCTAGCCCTATAAACCTATGAATTCAGTTTATAGTACATACCGTTAGGTATGTGGGTTTCCCCATTTGGAAATCTCCGGATCACAGGCTATTTGCGCCTACCCGAAGCTTATCGCAGCTTATCGCGTCCTTCTTCGCCTACTGGTGCCAAGGCATTCACCATGCGCCCTTTGTAGCTTGACCTTTAAAATAAAGTAATCTTAATACAAAGGTATTTTTGTATACCTTAACTTTAATGTAAACTTTTTTATACTGTGCAATTTTCAAAGAACAAAAGAGACTAATCAAAAACCGTTTAGGTTTTTTGATCTCTCAAAATTAAACAGAGAAGTAAACCAAGCTTTCATGTAAGTTATCCTTACATGTCGACTCCTTAGAAAGGAGGTGATCCAGCCGCAGGTTCTCCTACGGCTACCTTGTTACGACTTCACCCCAATTACTAATCCCACCTTCGGCCGCTGACTCCTTACGGTTATCTCACGGACTTCGGGTGTTACCAGCTCTCATGGTGTGACGGGCGGTGTGTACAAGGCCCGGGAACGTATTCACCGCGACATTCTGATTCGCGATTACTAGCAACTCCAGCTTCATGTAGGCGAGTTTCAGCCTACAATCCGAACTGGGATGGGTTTTAGAGTTTGGCTCCACCTCGCGGTATTGCATCTCTCTGTACCCACCATTGTAGCACGTGTGTTGCCCTGGACATAAGGGGCATGATGATTTGACGTCATCCCCACCTTCCTCCCGGTTAACCCGGGCAGTCTCACTAGAGTGCTCAACTTAATGGTAGCAACTAATGATAAGGGTTGCGCTCGTTGCAGGACTTAACCTAACATCTCACGACACGAGCTGACGACAACCATGCACCACCTGTCTCCCTGCCCCGAAGGGCTTCGCCTATCTCTAGGTTATTCAGGGGATGTCAAGTCCAGGTAAGGTTCTTCGCGTTGCTTCGAATTAAACCACATGCTCCGCTGCTTGTGCGGGCCCCCGTCAATTCCTTTGAGTTTTAATCTTGCGATCGTACTCCCCAGGCGGAATACTTATTGTGTTAACTGCGGCACAGAAGGGGTCGATACCTCCTACACCTAGTATTCATCGTTTACGGCGTGGACTACCAGGGTATCTAATCCTGTTTGCTACCCACGCTTTCGTGCCTCAGCGTCAGTTACAGTCCAGAGAATCGCCTTCGCCACTGGTGTTCTTCCTAATCTCTACGCATTTCACCGCTACACTAGGAATTCCATTCTCCTCTCCTGCACTCTAGATATCCAGTTTGAAATGCAGTACCCAAGTTAAGCTCGGGTATTTCACATCTCACTTAAACATCCGCCTACGCACCCTTTACGCCCAGTAAATCCGGACAACGCTTGCCACCTACGTATTACCGCGGCTGCTGGCACGTAGTTAGCCGTGGCTTCCTCCTTTGGTACCGTCATTATCGTCCCAAAAGACAGAGCTTTACAATCCGAAGACCTTCATCACTCACGCGGCGTTGCTGCATCAGGGTTTCCCCCATTGTGCAATATTCCCCACTGCTGCCTCCCGTAGGAGTCTGGACCGTGTCTCAGTTCCAATGTGGCCGATCACCCTCTCAGGTCGGCTACGCATCGTTGCCTTGGTGAGCCGTTACCTCACCAACTAGCTAATGCGCCGCGGGCCCATCTCAAAGCGGATTACTCCTTTGATTAGAATATCATGTGATACCCTAATGTTATGCGGTATTAATCTCCCTTTCGGGAGGCTATCCCCCTCTTTGAGGCAGGTTGCCCACGTGTTACTCACCCGTCCGCCGCTAATCCGTCCCCGAAGGAACTTCATCGCTCGACTTGCATGTGTTAAGCACGCCGCCAGCGTTCGTCCTGAGCCAGGATCAAACTCTCAATTTAAAAGTTTGATTGCTCATTACTTTATACTCTATAAAAGAATTGCTGGTTTATTTAACAAGTTTTTACCTGTTATCTTCTCTGTTTAATTTTCAAAGATCATGTCTGTCATCTGACAGCTTTTATATCTTATCATGTTGCTTTTACATTGTCAACAAGAATTTTAAATTTAATTCAAATAAATTTTACTCGAAGACAACTATATAATAACATGGTGTCCTAACGGACGACTTATACATACTAACACTTTTGTATCTTATAATAAATAATATAATCCATAGAAAAGTTAGTTTATAATATAAATCCTTTTTTATTCTAATATATGCTTATAAATTCTTATACCGATACACCAGGTAAGGTATTAGCCTTTTGAATTTTATATAATCTTATATTTACAATATAACTTTCTATAATTCTATATAGTAACTCTCCTGCAAACTTATTTAATTTCTATGCCATAACAAAAATGAAGATTTTTATCAGGCTAAAAATCTTCATTTTCTATATTTCATATTTGAGTTTTTAATTTTCCAATTACTTTAAATCATTAACAATGCTTTTAAATCTATTGCCTCGTGCCTCAAAGTTAGGAAACATATCGAAACTTGCACAAGCTGGAGAAAGTATAACTGTATCTCCCTCAACAGCCAGACTTTTAGCCTTATTAACTGCTTCCTCCAAAGAACTGACTATAACGATTGGTACTTCAATATTTTTGCTTTCCTTCAATTTATCAAAGGCAGCTTTTATTTTATCCTTGGTAAGCCCAAGCAATATTAAAGTCTTTATTTTTTTATATCCCTTTTCTGCTAAAGGTTCAAATGGGATATGCTTATCATAACCGCCAGCAATTAATATAACTGGTTTATCATAAACAGATATTGTTGCTAGTGTTCTTGTTGGGCTAGTACCAATTGAATCATTATAATATTTTACTCCATTAAGTTCTCTTACAAATTCGTTTCTATGTTCTACTCCATTAAATGATAAGGCAACCTGTTTCATATTTTCTAAGCTTACGTCATCTTTTACAGCACAAAATGCTGCTAAATAATTTTCTACATTATGCATACCTTTAAGAACTATATCCTCATATTTACACGCCTCTTTATTTAGCAGGTATAGCACTCCATCCTTATAATATGCACCATTTTCTACTATGTTTTTTCTGCTGAATTTCATAACTTTTCCCTTAGAATCTGATTCCATGCTGTTTGTAATGCTGTTGTCTTGGTTTAATACCAGCAAATCGTCCTTTTGCTGATATTTATATATATTTTTTTTGGCTTCTATATATTCTTCCATACTTTTATGAATATCTAAATGATTGGGGCTTAAATTTGTTACTAAGGAAACCTGAGGCGATGTATCCATAGTCATTAGCTGAAAACTTGATAGTTCCAATACAACTCTGTCATTTTCATTTATTTCCTCAATTTGTGAAAACAGCGGATTCCCTATATTTCCTCCAACCCAGGTTTTATATCCCTGCTGTTTAAGCATTTTAGATATTATAGTAGTAGTGGTAGTCTTTCCATCACTGCCTGTAATACCATATACCTTTGCAGGACAATATTTTACAAACTCCTCCATTTCAGAGGTTATATAAGCTCCCTGACGTTTTGCATTAACAAGTGCGTCACTATCAATTCTCATGGAAGGCGTTTTGAAAATAACCTGATATCCAACTAATTTATCTAAATAATCAGAGCCTAGGACAAGTTTTATTCCTTTTTTTTCAAAATCCACAGCTGTTTGTCCCAACTGATCAAAACTTTTTTTATCAAAGGCCGTAACACGGGCTCCCAGACTAACCAAATAATTAATTAATGGTATATTACTTATACCTATGCCCACAACAGCTGTGTTCTTCCCTTTAATAAACTCCTTAAACCGGCTAAAACTTCTATTCATTGATAACCTCCAAAATATAATACTGCTTTTAACATTTCTTTACGGAATTAATTATATCACTATAATTCAACTTGTACACTAATGGTTATACTTAACATCTCATTTATATTCTTGTCTATAAATTTAAATTATAATCAAATTTATCATATCAAATTTAGTCGAAATTGCGCGAATATATTTAATTTAAAAACTTTATTAAATCCTATTGAAATGTGTATTTCTTATGTTATACTAATGATGTGCCGTAAGGAAACATTATTATAATTCCCCAAGTTTTAATTGAACATATAACATATCCCCATGATTAAACCCTATTTAGACCGGATGCCCGAGCATCCGGTCTTTTTTTTCTTGAAATTACTCTTTAAAAAGAGCAGGAATAGATAAAATACATACCTGTTCCTGCTCTTAAATCAATTACTTAAAATTCTACCTTTTCACTTATAAACTTGTTTAGATCACAAATATTTATTCTTAGCTGTTCCATAGTATCTCTATCTCTCACAGTAACTGTATCATCCTCTAATGTATCAAAATCAATTGTAATACAATATGGTGTTCCAATTTCGTCTTCTCTTCTATATCTCTTTCCAATGCTTCCAGCTTCATCATAATCAACATTAAAGTCCTTTCTTAATAAAGCATAAACTTCTCCTGCTTTCTCTGATAACTTTTTTGTCAAAGGCAGTATGGCAGCTTTAAATGGAGCTAATGCAGGATGAAAATGCAGTACTGTTCTTGTATCTCCCTCTGCAATTTCCTCTTCGTCATAAGCGTCAACTAAAAATGCCAGTGCTACTCTATCAGCACCAAGTGAAGGCTCAATACAATATGGTACATACTTTTCATGAGTTGTTGGATCCATGTAAATAAGTTCTTCTCCTGAATGTTCTGAATGTTTTTTTAGGTCATAATCTGTTCTGTCAGCAATTCCCCATAATTCTCCCCAGCCAAATGGGAATGAGTATTCCACATCAGAGGTAGCCTTACTATAAAAAGACAATTCCTCTTTTTCATGATCTCTAAATCTCAAACAATCCTTATTAATTCCTAAATTCATTAA
This window harbors:
- the murD gene encoding UDP-N-acetylmuramoyl-L-alanine--D-glutamate ligase produces the protein MNRSFSRFKEFIKGKNTAVVGIGISNIPLINYLVSLGARVTAFDKKSFDQLGQTAVDFEKKGIKLVLGSDYLDKLVGYQVIFKTPSMRIDSDALVNAKRQGAYITSEMEEFVKYCPAKVYGITGSDGKTTTTTIISKMLKQQGYKTWVGGNIGNPLFSQIEEINENDRVVLELSSFQLMTMDTSPQVSLVTNLSPNHLDIHKSMEEYIEAKKNIYKYQQKDDLLVLNQDNSITNSMESDSKGKVMKFSRKNIVENGAYYKDGVLYLLNKEACKYEDIVLKGMHNVENYLAAFCAVKDDVSLENMKQVALSFNGVEHRNEFVRELNGVKYYNDSIGTSPTRTLATISVYDKPVILIAGGYDKHIPFEPLAEKGYKKIKTLILLGLTKDKIKAAFDKLKESKNIEVPIVIVSSLEEAVNKAKSLAVEGDTVILSPACASFDMFPNFEARGNRFKSIVNDLK